In the genome of Geotrypetes seraphini chromosome 16, aGeoSer1.1, whole genome shotgun sequence, one region contains:
- the GMPR2 gene encoding GMP reductase 2 produces MPRIDNDVKLDFKDVLLRPKRSTLKSRSEVELARSYVFRNSKQSYTGIPIIAANMDTVGTFEMAQALCKFSLFTAIHKHYSVDQWKVFAVENPDCLQHVAVSSGTGQADFEQIKKILEAVPQVRYICLDVANGYSEHFVQYVKDVRAHFPDHTIMAGNVVTGEMVEELILSGADIIKVGIGPGSVCTTRKKTGVGYPQLSAVIECADAAHGLDGHIISDGGCCCPGDVAKAFGAGADFVMLGGMLSGHTESGGNIIEKNGKKYKLFYGMSSETAMKRHAGGVAEYRASEGKTVEVPFKGDVEHTVRDVLGGIRSTCTYVGAAKLKELSRRTTFIRVTQQVNPIFSPNATED; encoded by the exons ATGCCCCGCATTGACAACGATGTGAAGCTCGACTTCAAGGACGTGTTGCTGCGGCCAAAGCGAAGCACGCTGAAGTCACGCAGCGAG GTGGAGCTAGCAAGATCCTATGTTTTCCGCAATTCAAAACAGTCCTACACTGGGATCCCCATTATCGCAGCCAACATGGACACTGTGGGGACTTTTGAGATGGCACAGGCTCTCTGTAAG TTTTCACTCTTCACTGCCATCCACAAGCATTACTCAGTGGATCAATGGAAAGTGTTTGCTGTTGAGAACCCCGATTGCCTGCAG CATGTTGCTGTTAGCTCAGGCACAGGACAGGCCGATTTtgaacagataaagaagatcctggaggcAGTACCTCAAGTCCGCTATATCTGCCTGGATGTTGCCAATGGCTACTCGGAACACTTTGTTCAGTACGTGAAGGATGTGCGTGCCCACTTTCCTGACCACACAATCATG GCAGGGAACGTGGTAACAGGGGAGATGGTGGAAGAACTTATTCTCTCAGGAGCTGATATTATTAAAGTGGGAATCGGCCCAG GCTCTGTGTGCACAACCCGGAAGAAGACAGGGGTTGGATACCCACAGCTGAGCGCAGTGATCGAATGTGCTGATGCTGCCCATGGCCTGGATGGACACATTATATCG gATGGAGGCTGCTGCTGCCCAGGTGACGTTGCCAAGGCCTTCG GTGCAGGAGCCGACTTTGTGATGCTGGGAGGAATGCTTTCAGGACATACAGAATCGGGCGGCAACATAATTGAGAAGAATGGAAAGAAATATAAACTTTTCTATGGAATGAGTTCCGAGACTGCCATGAAGCGCCATGCTGGGGGTGTGGCAGAGTACCG ggcTTCAGAAGGAAAGACGGTGGAAGTTCCCTTCAAAGGTGATGTGGAGCATACTGTCAGAGACGTTCTAGGGGGAATCCGCTCCACCTGCACCTACGTCGGAGCTGCGAAACTTAAGGAGCTGAGCCGTCGTACTACTTTTATCCGTGTAACACAGCAGGTGAATCCTATCTTCAGTCCCAATGCAACTGAAGATTAg